One segment of Bradyrhizobium sp. CB2312 DNA contains the following:
- a CDS encoding UdgX family uracil-DNA binding protein (This protein belongs to the uracil DNA glycosylase superfamily, members of which act in excision repair of DNA. However, it belongs more specifically to UdgX branch, whose founding member was found to bind uracil in DNA (where it does not belong), without cleaving it, appears to promote DNA repair by a pathway involving RecA, rather than base excision.), giving the protein MQYIILDTETDFDGWRKAARSLVLHHVEPADVTWAVQGGEADLFAPPAPSPILEVNDGTFNVPAKFVELAQAAILHRDGERFAILYRLLFRLKDDHDLIEVATDSDVAQVIAMARAVHRDEHKMHAFVRFREIGRERAAHYVAWFEPEHHIVELAAPFFAKRFADMPWSILTPDLCAHWDGHALSFTPGVSKSEAPGEDRLEETWRRYYASIFNPARLKVKAMQTEMPKKYWRNLPEASIIKPLIEDAERMTGAMIANAATDPHKPQKRAEAPMKRKPAADDLEALREEAAHCRACHLYKDATQTVFGEGPKNANIMLVGEQPGDKEDLAGHPFVGPAGQMLDRALEEAGVDRKKVYVTNAVKHFKFVPRGKIRLHQKPNTPEIRACRQWYEREVSAIQPDLIVAMGATAAQSVFGKITPIGKTRGRLIDLPDGRKALVTVHPSYLLRLPDPEAKVLEYQRFVEDLKIAAALQKKAARAA; this is encoded by the coding sequence ATGCAGTACATCATCCTCGACACCGAAACCGATTTCGACGGCTGGCGCAAAGCGGCGCGTTCACTCGTGCTTCATCATGTGGAGCCCGCCGATGTCACCTGGGCCGTGCAGGGCGGCGAAGCCGATTTGTTCGCGCCACCCGCGCCGTCTCCGATCCTCGAGGTGAACGACGGCACCTTCAACGTTCCGGCAAAATTCGTCGAGCTCGCCCAGGCCGCGATCCTGCATCGCGATGGCGAGCGTTTTGCGATCCTCTATCGCCTGCTGTTCCGGCTGAAGGACGATCACGATCTCATCGAGGTCGCGACCGACTCCGATGTCGCGCAGGTCATTGCGATGGCGAGAGCGGTTCATCGCGACGAGCACAAGATGCATGCCTTCGTGCGCTTCCGCGAGATCGGCCGCGAGCGCGCCGCGCATTACGTCGCCTGGTTCGAGCCGGAGCATCACATCGTCGAGCTCGCCGCGCCGTTTTTCGCAAAACGCTTTGCCGACATGCCGTGGTCGATCCTGACGCCGGACCTCTGCGCGCATTGGGACGGCCACGCGCTCTCGTTCACGCCGGGCGTGAGCAAGAGCGAGGCACCTGGCGAAGACCGGCTGGAGGAAACCTGGCGGCGCTACTACGCCAGCATCTTCAATCCGGCCCGGCTGAAGGTGAAGGCGATGCAGACGGAGATGCCGAAGAAATACTGGAGGAACCTGCCCGAGGCTTCGATCATTAAACCCCTGATCGAGGACGCCGAGCGCATGACCGGCGCCATGATCGCCAATGCCGCAACCGATCCGCACAAGCCTCAGAAGCGGGCGGAGGCTCCGATGAAACGCAAACCTGCTGCCGACGATCTCGAAGCCCTCCGCGAGGAGGCCGCGCATTGCCGCGCCTGCCATCTCTACAAGGACGCGACACAGACCGTGTTCGGCGAGGGCCCGAAGAACGCCAACATCATGCTGGTCGGCGAGCAGCCCGGCGACAAGGAAGATCTCGCCGGCCATCCTTTCGTTGGACCCGCCGGGCAGATGCTCGACCGCGCGCTGGAGGAAGCCGGCGTCGACCGCAAGAAGGTCTACGTCACCAACGCGGTCAAGCACTTCAAATTCGTGCCGCGCGGCAAGATCCGCCTGCATCAGAAGCCGAACACACCTGAGATCCGGGCCTGCCGGCAATGGTATGAGCGGGAAGTTTCGGCAATCCAGCCTGATCTCATCGTCGCGATGGGCGCCACCGCCGCGCAGAGCGTGTTCGGCAAGATCACTCCGATCGGAAAGACCCGCGGCCGGCTCATAGACCTGCCCGATGGACGCAAGGCGCTGGTGACGGTGCATCCGTCCTATCTGCTGCGGCTGCCCGATCCGGAAGCGAAAGTACTGGAGTATCAGCGCTTTGTCGAAGACCTGAAGATCGCCGCCGCCTTGCAGAAGAAAGCTGCCCGCGCCGCTTAA